One window of Papaver somniferum cultivar HN1 chromosome 9, ASM357369v1, whole genome shotgun sequence genomic DNA carries:
- the LOC113310952 gene encoding ERBB-3 BINDING PROTEIN 1-like, with protein MSDDEVGKDEKELDLSSPEVVTKYKSAAEIINKALQLVLTECKPKVKIVDLCEKGDAFIKEQTGKLYKNTKKKIERGVAFPTCISVNNTVCHFSPLASDGTLLEEGDILKIDMGCHIDGFIAVVAHTHVLQEGPVTGRAADVIAAANTAAEVALRLVRPGKKNKEVTEAVQKVAAAYDCKIVEGVLSHQLKQFVIDGSKVVLSVPGPETRVDDAEFQENEVYAIDIVASTGEGKPRLLDERQTTVYKRAVGESYQLKMKASRFIFSEINQNFPIMPFSARALEEKRARLGLVECVNHELLQPYPVLHEKPGDLVAHIKFTVLLMPNGSDRITSHALQEVQPTKTLDEEPEIKAWLALATKSKKKGGGKKKKGKKGDKAEESTEAEPMDATTASQE; from the exons ATGTCAGATGATGAAGTAGGAAAGGATGAGAAAGAGTTGGATCTTTCTTCTCCTGAAGTTGTTACTAAATACAAATCTGCTGCTGAGATTATCAACA AGGCATTGCAGTTGGTGTTAACAGAATGTAAACCTAAAGTTAAGATTGTTGATTTATGTGAGAAAGGAGATGCATTTATCAAAGA GCAAACTGGGAAATTGTATAAGaatacaaagaagaagattgaaagAGGAGTTGCATTTCCTACATGTATCTCAGTTAATAATACTGTATGTCATTTCTCACCACTCGCTAGTGATGGAACTCTCCTGGAAGAAGGTGACATCTTAAAGAt TGATATGGGTTGCCATATTGATGGGTTTATTGCTGTTGTTGCACATACTCATGTTCTTCAAGAAGGACCAGTTACTGGTAGAGCAGCTGATGTTATTGCTGCCGCCAATACTGCAGCTGAAGTAGCATTGAGGCTTGTTAGACCTGGCAAGAAG AATAAAGAAGTAACTGAAGCTGTTCAGAAGGTTGCTGCTGCCTATGACTGCAAAATTGTTGAAGGTGTGCTCAGCCATCAGCTCAAGCAGTTTGTGATAGATGGAAGCAAGGTTGTACTCAGTGTTCCAGGTCCCGAAACCAGAGTCGATGATGCAGAATTTCAGGAGAATGAAGTTTATGCAATTGATATAGTTGCCAGCACAGGAGAAGGCAAG CCTAGGCTGTTAGATGAAAGGCAAACTACTGTATACAAAAGAGCGGTGGGAGAGAGTTATCAGTTGAAGATGAAAGCATCTAGGTTCATCTTCAGTGAAATTAATCAGAACTTCCCCATCATGCCATTTTCAGCTAG GGCTTTGGAAGAGAAGCGTGCCAGGTTGGGATTAGTTGAATGTGTGAATCATGAACTTTTGCAGCCATACCCTGTACTTCATGAGAAGCCTG GGGATCTTGTTGCACATATCAAGTTTACAGTTCTGTTAATGCCCAACGGTTCCGATAGAATCACGTCTCACGCTCTTCAAGAAGTGCAGCCAACAAAGACGTTAGATGAAGAACCTGAAATCAAGGCTTGGTTAGCTTTGGCCACAAAGTCGAAAAAGAAAGGAggtggaaagaagaagaaag GTAAGAAGGGTGATAAGGCTGAGGAGTCTACTGAAGCTGAACCTATGGATGCAACCACTGCTTCCCAAGAATGA